The Litoribacterium kuwaitense genome has a window encoding:
- a CDS encoding ABC transporter permease, which yields MATLLLKKLLSFCTTIFIVSLLIFFMFNILPGSPAQAILGIDADEQQIKILEEQLGLNQPLYVQYFDWIKGVFQGDFGESYKYRQPVTDILQDRMPVSFSLAMFSLMLTVLIGIPLGIFIAKEDGKLHSVALSILTQIGISTPSFWIGFILIWLFAVQLGLFPTHGYVPWSESFWGAVKSLFLPSLAIAIGNIAIVIRYLKNSVLDQAKQDYVRTAKVKGLSSNEIVYGHVLRNALLPVLTILGLITADTLGGSIIIENVFALQGLGSLLTTSIDSRDFPLIQSLILIISLIVIVMNFIVDLMYQVIDPRIRG from the coding sequence GTGGCGACGCTGTTACTAAAGAAGCTCTTATCCTTCTGTACAACGATATTCATCGTGTCATTACTGATATTCTTTATGTTTAACATTTTGCCTGGTAGTCCCGCACAAGCCATCTTAGGTATCGATGCGGATGAGCAGCAAATTAAAATATTAGAAGAACAATTGGGGCTAAATCAGCCCCTCTATGTTCAATATTTCGATTGGATTAAAGGCGTTTTTCAAGGAGATTTTGGCGAGTCGTACAAATACCGCCAGCCTGTTACCGATATCCTTCAAGATCGGATGCCCGTATCCTTTTCATTAGCGATGTTTTCCCTCATGTTAACAGTATTGATAGGTATACCTTTAGGGATTTTTATCGCAAAAGAAGACGGCAAGCTACATTCTGTCGCTTTATCCATCTTGACGCAAATTGGTATTTCCACACCATCGTTTTGGATCGGATTTATCTTGATCTGGCTCTTTGCTGTGCAATTGGGGCTGTTCCCTACGCACGGATATGTGCCTTGGTCGGAGAGCTTTTGGGGCGCTGTTAAGTCGCTATTTCTCCCATCTCTCGCCATTGCGATCGGCAACATCGCCATCGTCATTCGCTATTTGAAGAACTCTGTATTAGATCAAGCAAAGCAAGATTACGTCCGGACGGCGAAAGTGAAAGGTCTATCGTCCAATGAAATTGTGTACGGTCACGTATTGCGAAATGCATTACTTCCGGTGCTGACCATTTTAGGTTTGATTACGGCTGATACGTTAGGTGGAAGCATTATTATTGAGAACGTGTTTGCACTGCAAGGTTTAGGCAGCCTGCTAACGACGTCCATAGACAGTCGTGACTTTCCATTAATTCAATCGTTAATATTGATCATTTCTCTTATTGTGATCGTGATGAATTTCATTGTTGATTTAATGTATCAAGTAATTGATCCAAGAATTAGAGGATAG